The region CGACAAGTTCCATCAGACCGACCGCTCCATGGTCTGGCTGCTGGCTTCGGTCTGCATCGCCCTGCTGATCGTGACCGCGCTCGGCATCGTCGGCCTGGCCAGCTTCTGGGTGCAGCAACGGACCAAGCAGATCGGCGTGCGCCGCGCGCTCGGCGCCACCCGCGGCCAGATCCTGCGCTATTTCCAGACCGAGAACTTCCTGCTGACCAGCATCGGCATCGGCCTGGGCATGGCGCTGGCGTTCGCGATCAACCTGGCCCTGATGCGTTATTACGAACTGCCGCGCCTGCCCGGGTTCTATCTGCCGCTCGGCGCGCTGTGCCTGTGGCTGCTCGGACAACTCGCGGTGTACGGCCCGGCCCGGCGCGCGGCGATGGTGCCGCCTGCGCTGGCGACGCGATCGGCTTGATCGCTGGCGTCGCCGGGAAAATAAAATCGCTCGGCTGTGCCACCGATCCGCCCTTCGCCGTATCTGTGGATATCAACCCCGTCCGGACACCGGACGGAACCGGGACTTCGCTTCCCGCCCCAACGCCATTCGCCACCACGGAGCCCACCATGACTCTTGCGTACCCGCATCGCCCCTCGCGCTCCGCACTGCGCATCGCCGCGTTGTCGGCCGCGCTCGCCGGCGCGATCTGCCTGCCCGCCGCTTACGCCGCCGACAACACCGCGACCGCTCCGACCTCGAACGTCCGGGCCGCGGCCGCCGCGCCGGCCGGCGATGTCGCCGCCCGCACCCGCCAGTTCAACGCCCTGGTCGACGAGCAGTGGGAAGGCTTGATGCGCGAGTTGCCGGAGCAGGCCAGTTTCTTCGGCGACTACCGCTACAACGCCGCCTGGAGCGATTTCTCCCTGGCCGGCGCCAAGCGCCACAACGAAGCGACCCGCCGCTTGCTCGCGCGCCTGCAGGCCGTCGACAGCACCGGCTTCGCCGACAGCGATCTGCTCAATCACCGTCTGCTGGTGCGCTGGCTCGAGAACGACATCCAGGGCTACGAGCTCAAGACCAACCAGATGCCGCTGGACCAGTTCAACGGCACCCATCTGTTCCTGACCATCATGGTCAAGGCATTCCCGTTCAACGACACCCAGCAGTACGACGACTACCTCGTCCGCCTGCGCGGGATTCCGCGCATCCTCGACCAGGTCACCGAGGTCGCCCGCGAGGGGGCCAAGAACGGCCTGATGCAGCCGCGCTACCTGCTCGACAAGGTCGCTGCGCAATGCAACGGCATCGCCGACGTCGCCGGCGAGGACAGCGTGTTCGCCGCGTCGCTGAAGAAGTTCCCCGACAGCGTGCCGGCGGCCGAACGCGAGCGCCTGCGCAAGCAGATCCTCGAAGTCGTCGACCAGCAGATACGGCCGGCCTATCGCCGCCTGGCCGAGTTCGTCGCCAAGGAATACGCGCCGCAAGGCCGCGAGCAGTACGGCGTCTGGTCGGTGCCGAACGGCGATGCCCTGTACCGCTATGCGATCGAACAGTTCACCTCCTCGTCGATGACGCCCGAGCAGATCCATCGCCTCGGCCTGAGCGAGGTCGAACGCATCGAACGCGCGCAGACCGAGATCGCCCAGCGCTTGGGCTATGCCGATCTGAAGACCGCACGCAAGGCGATAGCGGCCGACCCTGCCCGCCACGCGAAGTCGCGCGAGCAGATTCTCGAGTTGTATCGCCAATACATCGCGACGATGGAAAAACGCTTGCCCGACCTGTTCGGCACCCTGCCGACCACCGCGGTGCAGGTGCAGGCGGTGGAGGCCTGGCGCGAGAAAGAAGCCTCGTCGGCGCAGTACATGCCCGGCACGCCGGACGGCAAGCGCCCGGGCCTGATCACGGTCAATACCGGCGAACCCGAAAAGCGCCTGCTGACCACGGTCGAGGCCATCGCCTATCACGAGGGCGTGCCCGGCCATCACCTGCAGTTGTCGGTCGCGCGCGGCCTGCCGGCGTTGCCGAAGTTCCGCACCCTGACCGGCCAGCTCGCCTACATCGAAGGCTGGGGCCTGTACTCGGAGGATCTCGGCAAGGAAGTCGGCCTCTACCAGGACCCCTACAGCGATTTCGGCCGCCTCTCGCAGGAACTGATCCGCGCCAACCGTCTCGTCCTCGACTCCGGCGTGCATCACCAGCGCTGGAGCCGCGAGCAGATGGTGCAGTGGATGCGCGACCACTCCGACATGGAAGAGCCGATCATCCAGGCCGAAGCCGATCGCTACATCGCCTGGCCGGGCCAGGCCCTGGCCTACAAGGTCGGGCAGTTGAAGATCCGCGAACTGCGCGCCCGCGCCGAATCGCAGCTCGGCGCGCGCTTCGACATCCGCGCCTTCCACGACCAGATCCTCGGCGGCGGCGCCTTGCCGCTGCGCGAGCTGGAAACGCGGATCGATCGCTGGATCGCTTCGGTGCCGGCCGACGCCGCGCCGGCCAAGGTCGCGAAATAAGCATCGCGAAGTAAGCCTCTCCAAACGAACCTCGTCCAAGCCGGACGACGGCCGGCCCCGCTCCTCTCGCGGCCACGCGAGAGGAGCCCGGGCGATCCGCGGCTCGCGGACTTCGCGTTCCCAAGGCCTGTCGCGATCGGCGCACGCCGAGCATCGATGCCACCGGCCGTTCCTCGCCGGCCTGACCTGCACCGCCGAGCCCGCGCCGTATACTGCCTCGACAACGAGTCGCCGCAATCCGGCGCCCGCTCCCGAACCACACGGATTCCTGATGCGCACGGTCCTGGTCATCGACGACAACCCGGCGGTCGGCACCGCGCTCGACCTGCTGTTCGGCCTGCGCGAGATCCGCGTGGTCACCGCACAGTCGCCGGACGAGGGCCTGGAACTGCTGACCCGCGAGAACATCGGCCTGGTCCTGCAGGACATGAACTTCACTGCCGACACCACCTCGGGCGAGGAAGGCGTCGCGCTGTTCCGCGCGATCCGCGCGCGCCATCCGGATCTGCCGATCATCCTGCTGACCGCGTGGACGCACCTGGACATCGCCGTCGACCTGGCCAAGGCCGGCGCCGCCGATTACCTGGCCAAGCCCTGGGACGACCAGAAACTGCTCGCCAGCGTCGAGAACCTGCTCGAACTCGGCGCCAGCACCCGCGAGGTGTCGCGCCTGCACGAACAGCGACGCAAGCTGCAGCGCGATCTCGAAGCGCGCTACGACCTGCGCGGCCTGGTGTTCGGTTCCGAACAACTGGCGCGGGTGATCGAGCTCGCCGGCCAGGTCGCGCGCGCCGACGTGCCCGTGCTGATCACCGGCCCCAACGGCGCCGGCAAGGAAAAGATCGCCGAGATCATCCAGGCCAATTCCTCGGTCAAGGCCGGCCCCTTCGTGACCTTGAACTGCGGCGCGCTGCCGACCGAACTGATCGAAGCCGAACTGTTCGGCGCCGACGCCGGCGCCTACACCGGCGCCAACAAGATGCGCGAAGGCAAGTTCGAGGCCGCCGACGGCGGCACCTTGTTCCTCGACGAAATCGGCAACCTGCCGCCGGCGGGTCAGATGAAGTTGTTGCGCGTGCTCGAGACCGGGCGCTTCGAACGGCTCGGCTCGAACCGCGAGCGCCAGGTCAAGGTGCGGGTGATCAGCGCCACCAACGCCGACCTGCCGACGATGATCCGCGACGGCCGCTTCCGCGAAGACCTGTACTACCGTCTCAACACCATCCAGATCGATATTCCGCCGCTGGCCGAACGCCGCGACGACGTGTTGCCGCTGGCGCGGCATTTCCTGCGCGACAACGCGCTCGCCCAAGGCAAGCGCCTCAGCGAAGAGGCCGAGAGCGCGTTGTACGCGCATGCCTGGCCCGGCAACGTGCGCGAACTGCGCAACACCTTGCAGCGCGCCGCCTTGCTCGCGCGCAGCGACAGCATCGGCGCGGCCGACCTCGGCCTGCCGGTCGCGCCGCCGTCGAGTGCGGGCAACGGCGGCGAAGAGCCCGACCGCATCGCCATCGAGGCCGCGCTCGAACGCGCCGGCGGCGTGCTCGCACAAGCCGCCAGCGAACTCGGCCTGTCGCGGCAGGCCTTGTACCGCCGCCTCGAACGGCTCGGCATCAAGCGCGACTGAGGACCCGATCATGCGCCGCCTTCCCCTGAGTCTGGTCTTCGGCGCCATCGCGCTGGCCTATCTCGCAGCCGGCGCCGCGCTGACTCTATGGCTGTCGGATTACATCGCCAATCGCTGGATCGCGCTGGCGATCGTGGTGGCCGCGCTCGCGCCGTTGCTGATCTACCACGTGCAGCGCGCGTTCGCGCCGATGAACTCGTTGTTCCGCGCCCTCGCCGGCTCGGTCGCCAGCTATCGCGACGGCGACTATTCGATCAGCTTCAACTGGACCGGCAAGGGCGATCTCGGCGAGCTGGTGGCCAGCCACAACCGCCTCGGCGACGCCTTGCGCGAACAACGCCTGAGCCTGGTGCAACGCGAGTTGCTGCTCGACACCATGATCCAGAACACCCCGGTGGCGATGATGCTGGTCGACCCGACCCGGCGCATCGTTCACGGCAATCTCGCCGCGCGCAAGATGCTCGGCGAAGGCCGGCGCCTGGAGGGCCAGAGTTTCGCCGACCTGCTGTCGCGCGCGCCTACGCCGATGCAGGAAGCCTTCGAGCGCGGCGGCGACGGCATGTTCTCGGTCGGCGACATCGAGAACGAAGAGATCTATCACCTCTCGCGGCGCATCTTCCGCCTCAACGGCCGCGCCCACGAGCTGGTGCTGCTGCGCCAGCTCACCGCCGAGCTGCGGCGCCAGGAGGTGCAGACCTGGAAAAAAGTGATCCGGGTGATCAGCCACGAGCTCAACAACTCGCTGGCGCCGATCGCCTCGCTCGCCCACTCCGGCGCCGAGCTGCTGCGCCGCGGCCAGTACGAGCGCCTGCCGACCGCGCTGACCACGATCGAAGAACGCGCACGCCACCTCGAAGGCTTCATCCGCGACTATGCGCGCTTCGCCAAGCTGCCCTCGCCGCGCCTGCAGCCGATCGAATGGTCGCGCTTCGTCGAACAACTGCGCAGCCAGGTCGATTTCGCCTACGACGGCGTGCAGGGCGAAGCGATCGCGCGGGTCGACGCCGCGCAGCTCGAACAGAGCCTGATCAATCTGCTCAAGAACGCCCACGAGTCCGGCTCCAAGCCCGAGGAAGTACGCCTGCAACTGCGCCGTGTGCAGGACGCCTGGCGCATCGACGTGCTCGACCGCGGCAGCGGCATGAACGACGCCGTACTGTCCAATGCCCTGCTGCCGTTCTATTCGACCAAGCGCAACGGCACCGGCCTGGGCCTGGCGCTCGCGCGCGAGATCGCCGAGGCCCACGGCGGCCGCATCGCCCTGCTCAATCGCGAAGGCGGCGGCCTGTGCGTGTCGATGGTGCTGCCCGATTCGTAAGGCACGGGTAAGCGCGATAACGGCCGATGCCTGTGCGCACTCCGGCCGCCGCAACCGGCTCGACGACGGATCGTAGCCACGATCGGCGCAGCAGCCTCTTGGCTCTTGTCGATTTCACGGCGCGCCTGCGGCATCGAAGCGGTGTCGCCGAACACATCGAACCCTGCGGTTTCCGCTTGCGCCGAAGATGCGTGATGGCGGTCATCGCAACATCGACGATGCCGTCGCAACACATCGACCACAAGCGCATCAACATAGCCGGCAACCGCCGGACGCCCATTCGACCCTCGCCAACCGCAGCGACTGCGCTGGCCTCGCATGACGATCGAAGTGCGCGAGATCGCCTCGCTCGCCGCTCGCGTTCGACGCGATGCACAAGATCGATGTAGGGGAGCGGCCCTCGCGTTCGTTTCTAGTCAGGACGCCCCTGAAACCCGAACGCTGGAGGACGTGTGCGCCCGCAAAAAACGCAGAAAATTCCAAACAACCGAACAGGAGATTCGCCAATGCTTCGCAAATCTACGCTTCTGGCTGCTGGTCTAATCGCATTTCTTGCAAGCTTCGGAGCTTGCGCGCGCAACGTCGTGTTCTTGAACAATCCTTCGCCGCAGGACGTGAAGGACATCGGCCACTATCGGGTCAAGAGCACCGGCCAGCCGTTTTTCTCCGACCTGGTGTTGTTCGCCGCCAACATCAACGGCAGCACGCCCAACACGCCGGTGCTGTACTACAACACGGAGATGAGCGCGATCCTGAAGGACAACATCGACGCGGTCAGGCAGTTGCAGAACGGCGGCATCAAGGTCCAGATTTCCTATCTGGGCAATCATCAGAACGCGGGTTGGTCGTGCAACATGACCTCCAAGACCGCGACCCGGCTCGGCAACGCGATGGTGACCGACGTGGTCAAGTACGGCCTCGACGGCATCAACGTCGACGACGAGTACTCCAGTTGCTCGGGCAGCGCGAGTTCGTTCTATTCGGTGCTCAAGGCGATCCGCAGCAACCCCTACTTTTCCGGCAAGACCCTGAGCAAGGCGTTGTGGTCCGACTCGCAGTATTTCCGCTCGCCCAACAACGCCGCCAACCAGCTGACCGAAGGCTATGAGATGACCTACGGCGGCAGCGTCAGCTATCTGACGCCGTACGTCGGCTACGGCATGAGCAAGTCCAGCCTGTTCCTCGGCATCTCGCCCGAGTTCAGCTCGGCTTCGCAAGCGGGCTCCATCGCTCAAAGCGTCGCCAGCGGCGGCTACCAGGGCGTGATGATCTGGGCGCCGAACGCCTTCCTCGACAGGGCCGCAGCCGAGCAGTACTACACCGAGATCGCCAAGGCGCAGATCGGCTCTACCGAGTCGGTGGAGTACGTTCCCTGATCGAAGTCGCAGCGGCGTGAGACGATGACGCTGAAGACTCTGGGGCTTAATCCAGGCAGCTCTGTGAAGTCTCTGCGCCCGCTTTCTTGCAGCGGGCGGCATCGCGGCGCGCCACAAGGCGCGCCGCGATGCGTCTGCGACCGCTTACTGCTTCTTGACCGGCCGCTTCCAGCCTTCCACCGTCGACTGGCGCGCGCGCGCGACGGTCAGTTCTCCCGGCGGCGCCAGGCGCGTGATCACCGAGCCGGCGGCGATCGTCGCGTCCTTGCCGACGGTGACCGGCGCCACCAGCGAAGTATTGGAGCCGATGAAGGCGCCGTCCTCGATGGTGGTGGTCGACTTGTTGACGCCGTCGTAGTTGCAGGTGATGGTGCCCGCGCCGACGTTGACGCCCGCGCCGATCAGGGCGTCGCCGAGATAGGTCAGGTGATTGGCCTTGCTGCCGACGCCGAGCGTGGCGTTCTTGGTTTCGACGAAGTTGCCGACGTGGGCGCCATCGGCGAGCACGGTGCCCGGACGCAGACGCGCATAGGGACCGATCTGCGCCGCGCCCTCCACCACCACGCCGTCGAGGTCGCAATGCGCGCGCACCAGGGTGCCGGCGCCGAGCTTGACGTCCTTGAGCCGGCAGAACGGCCCGATGCGCACGCCGTCGCCGAGTTCGACCTTGCCTTCCAGGACCACGTCGACATCGATCTCGACGTCCTGGCCGACCCGGACTTCGCCGCGCAGATCGAAGCGCGAGGGATCGGCCAGGCGCGCGCCCTGCAGGCAGACCGCGCGCGCCGCGCGCCATTGGTAGGCGCGCTCGAGTTGCGCGAGCTGCCAGGCATCGTTGGCGCCTTCGACTTCGATCGGGTCGGCGACGTGGACCATCTCGGCCGGGCTGTATTCGGAAGCGGCCGCGGCGAACACGTCGGTCAGGTAGTACTCGCCCTGCGCGTTGTCGTTGCCGAGGCGATCGAGCCAGCGACGCAGCGGCTCGCCATCGGCGACCAGGATGCCGGTGTTGACGGTGCGGATCTCGCGCTGTTCCTCGTCGGCGTCCTTGTGCTCGACGATGCGGCCGACGCGGCCTTCGGGATCGCGGACGATGCGGCCGTAACCGGTCGGGTCGTCCAGATCGGCGACCAGCACCGAAATGCGGCCCGGTGCGGCGAGCAGACGCTGCAGGGTCTCGGGGGTGATCAGGGCGACGTCGCCGTACAGCACCAGCACTCGCGCATCCTGCGGCACGCCGGGCATCGCCTGCTGCACCGCATGACCGGTGCCGAGGCGCTGCTGCTGCTCGGCCCAATGCAGGTCGTCCTGGCCCTCGAAGGCCGCACGCACCTGTTCGCCGCCATGGCCGTAGACCACATGGATGCCGGCCGGGCGCAGCGCCCGCGCGGTCTCGATCACGTGCGCCAGCATCGGCCGGCCGGCGATCTTCTGCAGCACCTTGGCGGTGGCGGACTTCATCCGCTTGCCCTCGCCCGCGGCGAGGATGACGATATGCAATTGATTCATCGAATCGTGAGCCATGGATTTCGGGTTCCTCGACGCGCACTCCGCGTCCGGGCCGAATCTTAGCAACTGCCTTGACGAGGATTCTGCATGCCCGCTGAGCGCGTTTCCTGGCGGCCGACCGCCCTGGTCGCCCTGTTCTTCACCTTGCTCGCGGCGCTGGTCCAACGCCAGGACGCAAACTGGGACCTGCGTAACTATCATTTGTACACGCCGCTGGCCTGGCTCGACGGACGCCTGGGCTACGACATCGCCGCGGCGCAGATGCAGACCTGGCACAACCCGATCGCCGACCTGCCCTTCGCCCTGTTGGTGCGGGGCGGCGCCAGCGGCTGGCTGGTCATGGTGTGGCTGGCCCTGCCGAGCTTCATCGCCTTGCTGTTCGGCCTGCGCTTGCTCGACGCGCTGATGCCGGCGCAGCGCAGCCGCTTGCGC is a window of Lysobacter antibioticus DNA encoding:
- a CDS encoding DUF885 domain-containing protein, translated to MTLAYPHRPSRSALRIAALSAALAGAICLPAAYAADNTATAPTSNVRAAAAAPAGDVAARTRQFNALVDEQWEGLMRELPEQASFFGDYRYNAAWSDFSLAGAKRHNEATRRLLARLQAVDSTGFADSDLLNHRLLVRWLENDIQGYELKTNQMPLDQFNGTHLFLTIMVKAFPFNDTQQYDDYLVRLRGIPRILDQVTEVAREGAKNGLMQPRYLLDKVAAQCNGIADVAGEDSVFAASLKKFPDSVPAAERERLRKQILEVVDQQIRPAYRRLAEFVAKEYAPQGREQYGVWSVPNGDALYRYAIEQFTSSSMTPEQIHRLGLSEVERIERAQTEIAQRLGYADLKTARKAIAADPARHAKSREQILELYRQYIATMEKRLPDLFGTLPTTAVQVQAVEAWREKEASSAQYMPGTPDGKRPGLITVNTGEPEKRLLTTVEAIAYHEGVPGHHLQLSVARGLPALPKFRTLTGQLAYIEGWGLYSEDLGKEVGLYQDPYSDFGRLSQELIRANRLVLDSGVHHQRWSREQMVQWMRDHSDMEEPIIQAEADRYIAWPGQALAYKVGQLKIRELRARAESQLGARFDIRAFHDQILGGGALPLRELETRIDRWIASVPADAAPAKVAK
- a CDS encoding sigma-54-dependent transcriptional regulator, which translates into the protein MRTVLVIDDNPAVGTALDLLFGLREIRVVTAQSPDEGLELLTRENIGLVLQDMNFTADTTSGEEGVALFRAIRARHPDLPIILLTAWTHLDIAVDLAKAGAADYLAKPWDDQKLLASVENLLELGASTREVSRLHEQRRKLQRDLEARYDLRGLVFGSEQLARVIELAGQVARADVPVLITGPNGAGKEKIAEIIQANSSVKAGPFVTLNCGALPTELIEAELFGADAGAYTGANKMREGKFEAADGGTLFLDEIGNLPPAGQMKLLRVLETGRFERLGSNRERQVKVRVISATNADLPTMIRDGRFREDLYYRLNTIQIDIPPLAERRDDVLPLARHFLRDNALAQGKRLSEEAESALYAHAWPGNVRELRNTLQRAALLARSDSIGAADLGLPVAPPSSAGNGGEEPDRIAIEAALERAGGVLAQAASELGLSRQALYRRLERLGIKRD
- a CDS encoding sensor histidine kinase produces the protein MRRLPLSLVFGAIALAYLAAGAALTLWLSDYIANRWIALAIVVAALAPLLIYHVQRAFAPMNSLFRALAGSVASYRDGDYSISFNWTGKGDLGELVASHNRLGDALREQRLSLVQRELLLDTMIQNTPVAMMLVDPTRRIVHGNLAARKMLGEGRRLEGQSFADLLSRAPTPMQEAFERGGDGMFSVGDIENEEIYHLSRRIFRLNGRAHELVLLRQLTAELRRQEVQTWKKVIRVISHELNNSLAPIASLAHSGAELLRRGQYERLPTALTTIEERARHLEGFIRDYARFAKLPSPRLQPIEWSRFVEQLRSQVDFAYDGVQGEAIARVDAAQLEQSLINLLKNAHESGSKPEEVRLQLRRVQDAWRIDVLDRGSGMNDAVLSNALLPFYSTKRNGTGLGLALAREIAEAHGGRIALLNREGGGLCVSMVLPDS
- the glmU gene encoding bifunctional UDP-N-acetylglucosamine diphosphorylase/glucosamine-1-phosphate N-acetyltransferase GlmU; this encodes MAHDSMNQLHIVILAAGEGKRMKSATAKVLQKIAGRPMLAHVIETARALRPAGIHVVYGHGGEQVRAAFEGQDDLHWAEQQQRLGTGHAVQQAMPGVPQDARVLVLYGDVALITPETLQRLLAAPGRISVLVADLDDPTGYGRIVRDPEGRVGRIVEHKDADEEQREIRTVNTGILVADGEPLRRWLDRLGNDNAQGEYYLTDVFAAAASEYSPAEMVHVADPIEVEGANDAWQLAQLERAYQWRAARAVCLQGARLADPSRFDLRGEVRVGQDVEIDVDVVLEGKVELGDGVRIGPFCRLKDVKLGAGTLVRAHCDLDGVVVEGAAQIGPYARLRPGTVLADGAHVGNFVETKNATLGVGSKANHLTYLGDALIGAGVNVGAGTITCNYDGVNKSTTTIEDGAFIGSNTSLVAPVTVGKDATIAAGSVITRLAPPGELTVARARQSTVEGWKRPVKKQ